TCCATGTGTAAAAGACCAAGAAAGCCAAGTCGCCATCCTTGACCTAAAGCTGgactaaaaaatattattcaatggattaaaagtaaaacatgcatattttcaacaaaaaatcaggcttctgaataattttttttaaatggtAGGCAATTTTATTGTACCTAGATTCTTTTGTCACTGTAACTGCATTATCATTTAATACTAATTTTTCAATAGCAGCTTGAAGAGCAAGATGCTGTGACTGATCCATGGGATAAACACCAGCATAAACCATTGATTTGGCTATTTTAAATCCTGGAAGAGGTTCTACTGGTGTGCTTTTTAAATGAAGCGTATCTCCTATGTGCGCTTCCGCAGAAGTCCTCATGTTGCATGTTACACACCCCACCTGTCCGGCATATCTaagtatataagaaaaaaaaaagaatagattctcaaaatattcaattatttgaattttgaatagaaaaaaaaacaataaaattatttaatcattacatttttttaagatattctAGTTCTGGCCTTAGAAAGGCTAATGATTTAACTtcatatgatttttttgtgtAGCAAGATGTTATCTGATCACCAACTGATAGAACTCCATCTCTAATATAAACTAAAGAAATAGCACCCTTATACTTATCATACCAACTGTCAAAAATAAGGGCCCTTAATGGTTTATTTGCTAATGCTGGTGGAGGAGGTACTCTTTTGACAATAGCTTTTAAAACCTCATCAACATTAGTACCATTTTTAGCAGATATCTTTATGATCTCTTCATCTTCCATATCAAAAAGATTGTTCAACTGTTTGACAACTCTATCGGGATTTGCATTCTTCAAATCAATTTTGTTTATGACAGGTATTATTGTAAGATCTTTTCCAAATGCAAGGTAAAAATTTGCAACTGTCTGGGCTTGTACACCATCATTGGCATCAACTAAAAGAATGACACCTTGGCATGCTGCTAGAGATCGATGCACTTCAGAGGCAAAGTCAACGTGTCCAGGAGTATCAATCAAATTTAGAAGATATTCTTTGTCTTCAAGTGTATATTTAAGTGAACACGTTTGAGCTTTCACAGTGATTCCTCGTTCTTTTTCCACTTGTAACTTGTCCAACACCTGCATTCCCGAATTTGTCTTAATTGCTCCAGTCATTTCCAAAAGTCTATCTGCAAGGGTACTTTTGCCATGATCTACATGAGCTATTATGCTGAAATTGCGAATATTTTCTACAGGAGTTTTGTATTCTTTCAGAGCATCCTCGTCCATTGAATAAGACTTTGAAAACGTTAGGGAAAACCATCTGAAAAATTTTCCATTTGAACGAACgttttataatcaaaaattcaacaaaaataatcaTGTTTACCTTTGTTTTTGACAAAGACCAATTTGATGTTTAATTCTATTAGATAACgagttaaataaaaacaattgcAACTTCATTATTAACAACTTTTGTATTCACATAATTTGACAATAGTGATGGTTAGATAGTTTAAATCAAGAAATTCTGTTTAATCTAGTTGCGATCATGGTTAACGTTGTTAAAACAACTTAACCTACACTACACTGTACAGCCTTGAAGTCTATCTCGCGGTTTATGCTTTTAACTATGCCCTCCCCCTCTCTGCCGTGCTCCGCTTCGCTGTGGATCAGCTGTCTGCTTGCCACAATACAGTCTCTACTTATATACCGACGATCTTCTATACCTATCTATATATCAATGATCGGCAGAGGAGAAATCTGTGCGGGAGAAAGTAAATATGGCGATGGTCTAAGCTTAGTGTAAAAAATCTCTAACCAAACTCAATACAATACTCATTACTCAGTGCGAAAATGGCGTTTGCCGGTGTGTGTAGAACGAGTCAAGTTTTACGAACTTTTCGTTTTTCCAAGTCTCGCATAAATTATCTGACAGAAATAGACAACAAAAATGTGAACTTGACGTTATCCTGCAACATTGTATGCAACAAGTTCTTGTGCACAgaggaaaaattcaaaccaGTGAATAAATCCAATAATCCGAATGCTCCTGAGAAACCTAAGAAGAGAAAACCTCTGACCAGTCCTCAAGTAACACTAATATCTCCCGAAGATGATATCTCAATGATGACACTGGAACAAGCGAAAAAATTGGCTGATCGTAGAAAACTGAAATTGGTGAAAATTCTTGACTTTGATACCAAGAGTCAGAAACCGCTGTTCAAACTAATGACTAGCCAAGAATTCTTCGAAGAGGGTGTCAAATtcaaggagagaaagaaaaaggaaaaggaTGCAGCTGTGAAGGAAGATAAATTGTTTACTATTTCAACGAAAACTACTGAGCATGACTTGTACATCAAGATTAATCAAATTATGAAGTtgttaaaaaagaaacacgAGATTCGAATTTTCATATCCAAAGATGGCAATCACACTAAAGCGGTAatcttatatttataattaacaCAGCTTGTTTGTTTCTGTAAGCTCTTGTCTTTCTTctcaaaataaatatctttttcTAATCAAATATCTATTTAAAGCAAGAGCTAGTTGAACTAATCGAGAAAGAAATTAAGGAACTGATTTCTACCAAGACTTGCGTATCAAAAGCAACAGCTTTTAAGTTGTCTTTCATGCCAAAATTAGAGACTgacgataaaaataataatgtaaataacGAGAATCAGCAGAAAGATACATTAGAAGAAGAGAAGACGAAAGCAAGTGgtaacgaaaaataaaaggaaatCGATAAGTAAGTATTTTAAGTTAAAGCAACATGTACCAACctgattttataataaacaataattttgataTCGCAGGTCGGGAAAAGGATAAGAAAATAAGACAGTTTATTGCAATCGAATTTacaacattattattttacaaaaagagTGCGTTTTttcatgatattttttttttcttttattgtcTACCAATAAGATGCCCTATCTTGTGCATCTTACTCTTCATGATATGTAAATAACTACTTTGGTTATATTAACTCACACACACGTATgaatgacaattttttttcttgtataaAACGACCGATGGACTCTtctatgtatgtataataGCAAAGAGGTACAGGAATTGTGAATTAGGTTTGCCAGAATGATAAAAGCAAGTGtaagtatgtatatatatatataaataaacaaattacgTTAAATTTGTGCATTTCTTTTTCATGTGTGTGACTGTGGTGTGTATACCAAAGAAACGAAAGAACGATTTCCAGACGATTTTGCAACAACGCTAATCTCTCGAGTGTGCGCAATCGAAAGCAGCTAGAAATCATACAGATATAATTGTCACACGGaattgtcgtcgtcgtcgtcgtctgtcCTAAGTGGCGTTAATACAAGCTGGAAGTCGACAGGTCTCGATTTGGGCGAGCGCCGGGCAACTTTTTCCAAATGGCCCCCGAGGCTCCACGGCTATTTTTCGTGTTCGCCGTCGCTGCGACAGACCGCAGCTCGTCGCGCAGCTGGACCACGGACCCCAGGGACTCACTCGACAGTGCACCGAAACTGTAAGCGCAGAcgcatcatcatttttttttttaagtcgcAATTTTGTAGTGTAGTTCGAGCGTTTATCGTAGTAACATACCTTGCTCTTCGCTGGAGTCGAAAACCAGTGCCTCTCTGTCGTTTTGTACGTCTAAATCGTGAATGAATTATAATtcgctatacgtatatataaagCTCTAATATGAATTATGCAAGATCGAAAATATTCTTACTGCAATCCGGTAAAACTTTGTGACACTTTTGCCGTCGCATCGTCTTGGTCGGGCAACTCTTACCCCCGTTCCTCGGATGGGTCTATAGAAAATCAATCATTAGATTATCGATAACCGGTATAAGACggttgaaaatgaaaaattactcAGGATTACCAATACATCGCGAGACATGGTTCTGTAGCCCTTGCAGCTATAGCAAGGCGACCAATCGCTCCACTCCGTCATCCTGCAATCGACTCTGTCGTTGGATTTCGTCTCCCCCTtgtgcttctttttcttctttttctcagTCGTATTATCTGCACAAGTTTATACGAAAAATTCGATAATATTTAAACTCTCATTACACTACGTTATAAACAATATTGGAGACAGATATAACGAAAGTTGGTATAATCGGAGAATGGAAAGTTATTCTAGGTATATTAGTAAGAAGATCACCGTCAGATCTGGCGCGTTTGATCTTGGAGTTCGGATGATCGGTGAGCGGCACGTTATAGGTGACGACGCTGCTGAGCTTCagcttgtaattttttaagctaTCGGGATCCTCTTCGTCGGTTAGAATGTTAGTGGGTTGcggatacaaaaaaaaaatgttaatcaAGCATGACAGCGTGTGGGCGATCGGTATGAAAAATGACTTACGAAACGTGGAACAGGTCGTCTGGCACTCCTGAAGCGTTCGGAAATTGTTCATGTTGCCGTTGCAGCCGGTGTAATGGAAAAGCAGGCACTTGGCGGTGATTTTGTCGTAGTAGTAGCGCAGGGAGTTGTCGTCATGCTCGTCGGGACAGTGGCCGAGCTGCACGGGCTGAGAGCAAATGactgcgcgcgacgacgacgtcaaGCGAATGAGGCGAGGTATAAGGTGTGAACGTGACGCATAGTGTATAATTCAATTAGTAGCATAAAGTAGTTTACCTTGCACGAGTTCCGGAGTGATTTGACAAGACTTGGTCTCGGCCTCGCAGATGGCCGACTCGTACTGGCACTCGTAGTCGGCCGCGTTCGGCGAGTAGTCAGGTTTGATCTGTCGTGATCGGCTCTTGGTGCCCGAGCCACAGGACACCGAACACGGACTCCAGAAGGACCACTGATAGTAACGCGACTCGGGGCATTTCTAAGCGTGTTTTGCTTCGTTAGTTATAAACGGCGGTATTTTTCATGCGATTGTATTCTAGCGCGGATTTGGGATTGATTCGTGTATACTTGACATCGCGCGCTACCTCTGTCAAGCATATTGTTCCtctaaaaattcttttttcaatatcgTGTTAATAAATGAAGACTTTCATGCTTGGCAATGAACGAGAAATGGAATGAGTTGTTAATGATGCAAATGTCCGAATCAGTCCCAAGCCCCGCTTGCTAAgaaaaagtgataaatatcCGAAAAATCATTGATCGACGATCGATACCGAGCGGACCGCAGAGAGCGAGTGATGTATAGATGCGTAATACGATGAGTATATATGCGGTAAAGCTTGTAAGAgaagctttttttctttgaaataaGGACTACCTTCCTGCGCGGCCTGGGCCAGATCTTTGCCAAGTATCGTCTGTTATCGGCAGCATCATAGTCGCTCTCCTCGTCCGAGGAAACCGTAGTGGTAATCGACTCGGTTGTGGTCTCGCTTACCGCTTCCTCGTCGCCGGCGACGTCGGTAGTGCTGCTGTCGCCGTCGGTAGTCGTCTCCTCGGCTTCGCAGGCCGAATTCTCGCAGTCGATCGTCTGCTGCAATTCGATTCGAGGATACTGCATACGACACTCCTTCCGTTTGCGCTTCGGCCGAAAgttgcgctcgcgcgttcGGCTCTCCGGACCGCAGCTTTTGCTGCAAATCGTCCATTCCGACCACTGGCTGAGCGGGCACTTTTTCTCGTCCACTTCGTCCGGCGGACTGCAATCAGACGCGGATGACATCGCTCAGATTCGATACAAGGGATTATCCGCTTGCTTTGTTCGCGACTTTTTATACTGACCAGACGAAGTTATCCGGCGCGTAACAGACGACTCTGTCGGTCAATAGGGAGTCGCAGTTGTGCTTCGCCGCGGCCTTCTCGTTCTTGTACTTGCGCTGCCTGAGCTTGACCCCTCTGCCGCAGGTGACCGAGCAGCTCTCCCAGGGACCCCAATTCGTCACTCTGCACGCCTCTGTACGCACGCACGTCGTTTCATTGATACATGaaaagctctttctctctcgcgtacgCGAACGCGATAAGCTCAAACgtcacatacacacacgcgcacacacacacacacactactCTAAAAAGAAGCCAgtcaagaaaataaaatgcgCAACCAAAGGAAAATAATACTTGCTACGCGTGATCGGTTGATCTACTACAGCGCCTAGACCTTCGCTGTCCTCGGAGCTCGGCGACCTCTCGCAGTTTTTCTCGTAGATGCGCTGTCGCTTGAGGTAGAGTCTCGCCAGGGGGTTCATGTCGACGGCCGAATCGTCGTAGAAGGGCGAGCGGTCGTCGTTCGGCCAGGTCGTCGTGATCCGACGGATCACGTCTCGAGGCTCGGTCTGGGCATCGACGGATTCGTACGTGATGCCGTCGTCCGTACCGGCGTCTATCGGGTACAGGTTCAGCTCCTTGTGCTCGATCCACGAGCAGTTGCTCAGGCAGAGCTCGAGGCCGGACACCCCGACGAACCAGTCCGGCGACGGATCTGCGTGTCGTTCGTTACCTCTCATTGGTACACCTAATTTCATACCTAAACCTAAACTTTCGTTCGTACCTATCATCGAGACGAGCGACATGAGGTGGTGCATCTGGTCCACTCGAAAGACCGCGAAGGTTTTGCTGGTGATGTTGGGAAAGTTTATCCCCCTGGCCTTGATGATCGTACGGATGTGTTGACTCTAGCGAAACAAGTCGGGGGGTGAGCTATGATTGCCTCGGGGCGTTACCGCGCCATACCTGAAACCTAGCCCGGCATACCTGGTTCTTCAGCTCCGACTCGAGGACTCGGGTGACGCCATTCTCGGCGACCTGCTTGAGCCCTTCGCTCGCGTAGCCGTTGTACTCCCAGAATCGGTACTCGGACGTGTGCGACGCCCCGATGACGTCGGAAAACCTGGCGTTCCAAGGTTTGCTCGGGAAGTTCTAAACGAAGCAATGATATTTGTTTAGCAGCGCGATACAAGCTACATTCTTATAACAAAGGATAATGACTTTCGGATGAGTGTATCTCGACCAGAGTCCCTCGAAAGCGAGCTCGTATTTAGCCTCGTCGCAGGCGCAGCACTCGGGAAGCACGGGTCCAGGGTCGTCAAAACTCGCCTTCGGATCCTGGCAGAACTTTTGCTCCAAAGTGCCGTCCATAAACCACACCGACGGCGACTCCATGACCGACGCTCTGCGGCAGTaatcatttttcaaagtcGACGGAACACTGTATACATAGACCGAGGATTCAACTCGCGatcgtatatatatacttgtTCACCTGAAAATGACGCAACCGTTGCCCTCCTCGGGACTGGTCCAATACACCGAGATATCGTCCTTGACGACCTGCGATACCTGAACGACAGCGTCGGGACAGTCCTGGGTGAACTCGGACAGCTCTTGGTCGTAGAGCTCGAGGACCCCGTGCGGCAGACTCTTGTTCTCGTTCTCCACGGTTATGTAAAACCTGATGAACTGCACGTCCTCTATCTCGTTCTTCAGCATAACTGCGCTCAGGTTTATCGTGTACATTATCCAACAATAAGGCACACGcaataaagaaaaatcaacGCAAGGCGCCCTCCCCCGAGCTTCGTCGCTATATTCAGTCGGCTGAATTTATGGCTTCACTACATCACGGGTCTTCGGCTAATGcgtctctctcgttctcgcgcgATATAAGAGGGGTGCAGTAGTCGAGGCTTGTCTCGAAGAATAAGAAGCGAGGAAGAAACTCACCCTGATACTTGGTGTTGGGCATGAAGCTACGAAATTCATCGGTCGTGTTGATTTTCAGCAGCTTGATCCGGTAGGTCTCGGAGACGCTGTGCGGTGCCTTGATATCATCCCACTTTTGCTCGCAGTGCGTCGAGCCGTTTACCACCACCGCAGCCGCGGCGAGCAACAAGAGCGCGAGTTGGCTGAACTTTCGAAGCTGcatcgttgctgctgctgctgcgtcggGGGGGTGAGAAATAAAATCGGGCGATAAATCCGCGTCACGCGCAATGGGACATCTgcctctgctgctgcagcgatgCTAATCGATcgcgccaagagagagagagagagagagataacggaaaaaaagaggagaaggcggaggaaaaaaagttGCCCCGCGCGCTCTCTCAGGTCGTCGCAAAGtggaagagggagagagaaaagaggatCGTCAGCTCATCTCGCCGAGATTGCCATCCGAGATCGTCGGCTACTTTTCCATCTCGAGGAATCCATTCGGTCTCTCGATATGCACGTGGTCAATatacgagaaagagaaatcAGGCCCGCAAAGTCAAAGCTACCCCCGCTACGCGGTGTTATATTCTATTTATCCGCGCTTTTTATCGCTCGCTCGGATCTCAATTAACCGACTGGGAATTCACAAGCTATAGACCGAGGATTCGGGGGGTATATATAACGGTCGGATAGACGCGGAATAAGCGCGGGCTGCGCGAAATGGAGTTTATacgttatgtatatataacgcgCGTGTGCACGTTATACACAGACTACTCCCTCTCGAAGCTCTAAAGCTGTTGGGGCTTAATTCTAATCCGGCCGAGCTCAGCAGATTGCTGAAAGGCGTAATTTATCCTGGCCTCAGTGGCTACTTGCTATCTCtcgcatcgaaggaagcctAACTTTCGGGCGGCTGGTTGATGGTGTAGAGGAAAAGCTCtttctactctctctctctctctctctctctcgttgcgTGTGTGCGCTCGCGAGCTTTATAGCTATGAAACGTTAGCTGTCGGACTGACTGATAGACTCACCAAGTTTAGAGCCGCTGCTTGGAATGCGAGAATGCGAGTAGCCCGCGAAACTTTCCTGCGCTTCACTCGGCACTGATGCTTCTTCTGCTCGCTGCTGCGTCCATAGCTCGTTCATTCATCAGCTCgatttctttttgtttgtttttatattGTATGCGAGaacgtttatttatttatttattaattcattaCAATTGTCAGCTTAACCAGAGCGGCTACACGCGTGCAACGTATGGGCAACGTTATACAAAGCAAGTCGGCGTACAAAAGCTCTGTGTTTACAGGCGAAAGCTCCCGTGTAGAGAAACACGGAAAAGCAGCAGAGAGGCTGGTGCAAAGCGTCGACGCGGCCGGTTTCCGAGCAACTGAGCGGTCGTTcgtcagagaaagagagagagagagagagagagagagcagagcgaTAGGTAACCGCTCTCTAATACTGGAGGCGGCAAATTCTCGCGCAGGCGCCCAGTTAGCCAGTATATGCAATATAGCGATGAGTAGGCGCGGAGGGCGCGAGAGCTTTCTATTCGCACATATCGTCAATTTGCCGCTTCTCCGGCACCGTCACGGTGCTAATTGTTCCGAGGCCTCGCGCTTGGCCGTatataaattgttttatttaccGGACGCTCTTCTATACCGAGCGTAGGATAATTCATCGAAAAATTCAGCCGCCGTGGAAAGCTGCAGCTTTCAAAGAGAGCTTCGTTGAGCTTTTCTCGATTCTCGAGCGCGCGGGTATACGTAAAATGTATAAGGTAGGTCGATTCGAGGGCTCGAGAGCGCATCGTTGTCGCGCTTGGCGGGCTTTGTCTGCAGTCGCGCGTCTACAGCCGAGCACAACAGCCTCCCACGAGTATTATCTTACCCCGCCTGAGCCGGGGGCGTAATTCGAGCGCTAATGCGCTCTGTgcaaactatttttttactttttcaattcATCGTACCGACGCCAAGCGAGCTATACTTGCTCTCGTAGCGACGCATACGTATGGATTATTGCGTTATATTACGTTGGAAAAGCTTCAACTGATCCGGAAGGACGCGCAACGGGctggttattattatttatttatttatttatttttgttttccttATGGAAATTAATCATAGCCTGCCTGATTCGGATACGCGTTCCGGGCGCACTTCTCCGTGCACTTGCGCTTCTCGACGGTGTCGAGGGGGCAAGCTCTGCCGTTATTCCGTGGTGGAACCTGGTGCGGAACGAAAAAATTCGAATGAATACTCGAAACGTAAGCGGTATGCAGAGTAATCGTATGCAAAGACTCACTATGATCGTCATTTGTCTGTACTGCACGCTGTCGCAGCTCTTGCACTCGGACCACTCGCTCCAGGGCGACATGACGCAGTTGACGTCTTTGGCTGAAAAAAAGTCGGAGACGCGTTTTTAAAGTATACGTCCCTCTCGTCTCGCATTGTGTATAATTTACCTTCGGGCGAGCAGTCCCTCATGCATTCCTGCTTGGTCTTGAAATTATTCTTGTTGCCGCCGCAGCCGGTGTACGAGAATATGGCGCAATCGTCCCTGTCCATCCTGTAGTAGTGCCTCAAGGAATTCTCGTTGTGTCCGTCCTCGCACTGGCCGATGTCGGCGGGCATGGAGCAATGATCATCTGCGAAATATACGATAGTTTTATACGATATAATCACGCTGCGGATATCCCGAAACTCACCGGCTATGGGGATCTCGGGTAGGGGATATTCGACTTGCGGAATCTTGGGACGTTCAGCCTCTTCGGCCTTCTCGTGGTCCTCGGGCACGACGTCGTGCGATCTCGGGACATGGACCGTGCACTCGACTTCCTCGTAGCGACAGGCTGGATAGTCGATTTCGGTGCCCAGTAAGTTGTTGGGATTGGGTTTGAGCGTTCGGTACTTGACCCTGAAACCCTCGCCGACCGTCACGGAACAGGGAGTCAGCTGCCAGTCGGTGTAGAGGTCGTCCATGCAA
The sequence above is a segment of the Nasonia vitripennis strain AsymCx chromosome 3, Nvit_psr_1.1, whole genome shotgun sequence genome. Coding sequences within it:
- the LOC100118801 gene encoding spondin-1 isoform X4; translation: MNELWTQQRAEEASVPSEAQESFAGYSHSRIPSSGSKLAAATMQLRKFSQLALLLLAAAAVVVNGSTHCEQKWDDIKAPHSVSETYRIKLLKINTTDEFRSFMPNTKYQVMLKNEIEDVQFIRFYITVENENKSLPHGVLELYDQELSEFTQDCPDAVVQVSQVVKDDISVYWTSPEEGNGCVIFRASVMESPSVWFMDGTLEQKFCQDPKASFDDPGPVLPECCACDEAKYELAFEGLWSRYTHPKNFPSKPWNARFSDVIGASHTSEYRFWEYNGYASEGLKQVAENGVTRVLESELKNQSQHIRTIIKARGINFPNITSKTFAVFRVDQMHHLMSLVSMIDPSPDWFVGVSGLELCLSNCSWIEHKELNLYPIDAGTDDGITYESVDAQTEPRDVIRRITTTWPNDDRSPFYDDSAVDMNPLARLYLKRQRIYEKNCERSPSSEDSEEACRVTNWGPWESCSVTCGRGVKLRQRKYKNEKAAAKHNCDSLLTDRVVCYAPDNFVCPPDEVDEKKCPLSQWSEWTICSKSCGPESRTRERNFRPKRKRKECRMQYPRIELQQTIDCENSACEAEETTTDGDSSTTDVAGDEEAVSETTTESITTTVSSDEESDYDAADNRRYLAKIWPRPRRKKCPESRYYQWSFWSPCSVSCGSGTKSRSRQIKPDYSPNAADYECQYESAICEAETKSCQITPELVQVICSQPVQLGHCPDEHDDNSLRYYYDKITAKCLLFHYTGCNGNMNNFRTLQECQTTCSTFQDPDSLKNYKLKLSSVVTYNVPLTDHPNSKIKRARSDDNTTEKKKKKKHKGETKSNDRVDCRMTEWSDWSPCYSCKGYRTMSRDVLTHPRNGGKSCPTKTMRRQKCHKVLPDCNVQNDREALVFDSSEEQVSVHCRVSPWGPWSSCATSCGLSQRRRTRKIAVEPRGPFGKSCPALAQIETCRLPACINAT
- the LOC100118801 gene encoding spondin-1 isoform X8 encodes the protein MNELWTQQRAEEASVPSEAQESFAGYSHSRIPSSGSKLAAAATMQLRKFSQLALLLLAAAAVVVNGSTHCEQKWDDIKAPHSVSETYRIKLLKINTTDEFRSFMPNTKYQVMLKNEIEDVQFIRFYITVENENKSLPHGVLELYDQELSEFTQDCPDAVVQVSQVVKDDISVYWTSPEEGNGCVIFRASVMESPSVWFMDGTLEQKFCQDPKASFDDPGPVLPECCACDEAKYELAFEGLWSRYTHPKNFPSKPWNARFSDVIGASHTSEYRFWEYNGYASEGLKQVAENGVTRVLESELKNQSQHIRTIIKARGINFPNITSKTFAVFRVDQMHHLMSLVSMIDPSPDWFVGVSGLELCLSNCSWIEHKELNLYPIDAGTDDGITYESVDAQTEPRDVIRRITTTWPNDDRSPFYDDSAVDMNPLARLYLKRQRIYEKNCERSPSSEDSEEACRVTNWGPWESCSVTCGRGVKLRQRKYKNEKAAAKHNCDSLLTDRVVCYAPDNFVCPPDEVDEKKCPLSQWSEWTICSKSCGPESRTRERNFRPKRKRKECRMQYPRIELQQTIDCENSACEAEETTTDGDSSTTDVAGDEEAKCPESRYYQWSFWSPCSVSCGSGTKSRSRQIKPDYSPNAADYECQYESAICEAETKSCQITPELVQVICSQPVQLGHCPDEHDDNSLRYYYDKITAKCLLFHYTGCNGNMNNFRTLQECQTTCSTFQDPDSLKNYKLKLSSVVTYNVPLTDHPNSKIKRARSDDNTTEKKKKKKHKGETKSNDRVDCRMTEWSDWSPCYSCKGYRTMSRDVLTHPRNGGKSCPTKTMRRQKCHKVLPDCNVQNDREALVFDSSEEQVSVHCRVSPWGPWSSCATSCGLSQRRRTRKIAVEPRGPFGKSCPALAQIETCRLPACINAT
- the LOC100118801 gene encoding spondin-1 isoform X3, coding for MNELWTQQRAEEASVPSEAQESFAGYSHSRIPSSGSKLAAAATMQLRKFSQLALLLLAAAAVVVNGSTHCEQKWDDIKAPHSVSETYRIKLLKINTTDEFRSFMPNTKYQVMLKNEIEDVQFIRFYITVENENKSLPHGVLELYDQELSEFTQDCPDAVVQVSQVVKDDISVYWTSPEEGNGCVIFRASVMESPSVWFMDGTLEQKFCQDPKASFDDPGPVLPECCACDEAKYELAFEGLWSRYTHPKNFPSKPWNARFSDVIGASHTSEYRFWEYNGYASEGLKQVAENGVTRVLESELKNQSQHIRTIIKARGINFPNITSKTFAVFRVDQMHHLMSLVSMIDPSPDWFVGVSGLELCLSNCSWIEHKELNLYPIDAGTDDGITYESVDAQTEPRDVIRRITTTWPNDDRSPFYDDSAVDMNPLARLYLKRQRIYEKNCERSPSSEDSEEACRVTNWGPWESCSVTCGRGVKLRQRKYKNEKAAAKHNCDSLLTDRVVCYAPDNFVCPPDEVDEKKCPLSQWSEWTICSKSCGPESRTRERNFRPKRKRKECRMQYPRIELQQTIDCENSACEAEETTTDGDSSTTDVAGDEEAVSETTTESITTTVSSDEESDYDAADNRRYLAKIWPRPRRKKCPESRYYQWSFWSPCSVSCGSGTKSRSRQIKPDYSPNAADYECQYESAICEAETKSCQITPELVQVICSQPVQLGHCPDEHDDNSLRYYYDKITAKCLLFHYTGCNGNMNNFRTLQECQTTCSTFQDPDSLKNYKLKLSSVVTYNVPLTDHPNSKIKRARSDDNTTEKKKKKKHKGETKSNDRVDCRMTEWSDWSPCYSCKGYRTMSRDVLTHPRNGGKSCPTKTMRRQKCHKVLPDCNVQNDREALVFDSSEEQVSVHCRVSPWGPWSSCATSCGLSQRRRTRKIAVEPRGPFGKSCPALAQIETCRLPACINAT
- the LOC100118801 gene encoding spondin-1 isoform X1, which encodes MNELWTQQRAEEASVPSEAQESFAGYSHSRIPSSGSKLAAAATMQLRKFSQLALLLLAAAAVVVNGSTHCEQKWDDIKAPHSVSETYRIKLLKINTTDEFRSFMPNTKYQVMLKNEIEDVQFIRFYITVENENKSLPHGVLELYDQELSEFTQDCPDAVVQVSQVVKDDISVYWTSPEEGNGCVIFRASVMESPSVWFMDGTLEQKFCQDPKASFDDPGPVLPECCACDEAKYELAFEGLWSRYTHPKNFPSKPWNARFSDVIGASHTSEYRFWEYNGYASEGLKQVAENGVTRVLESELKNQSQHIRTIIKARGINFPNITSKTFAVFRVDQMHHLMSLVSMIDPSPDWFVGVSGLELCLSNCSWIEHKELNLYPIDAGTDDGITYESVDAQTEPRDVIRRITTTWPNDDRSPFYDDSAVDMNPLARLYLKRQRIYEKNCERSPSSEDSEGLGAVVDQPITRKACRVTNWGPWESCSVTCGRGVKLRQRKYKNEKAAAKHNCDSLLTDRVVCYAPDNFVCPPDEVDEKKCPLSQWSEWTICSKSCGPESRTRERNFRPKRKRKECRMQYPRIELQQTIDCENSACEAEETTTDGDSSTTDVAGDEEAVSETTTESITTTVSSDEESDYDAADNRRYLAKIWPRPRRKKCPESRYYQWSFWSPCSVSCGSGTKSRSRQIKPDYSPNAADYECQYESAICEAETKSCQITPELVQVICSQPVQLGHCPDEHDDNSLRYYYDKITAKCLLFHYTGCNGNMNNFRTLQECQTTCSTFQDPDSLKNYKLKLSSVVTYNVPLTDHPNSKIKRARSDDNTTEKKKKKKHKGETKSNDRVDCRMTEWSDWSPCYSCKGYRTMSRDVLTHPRNGGKSCPTKTMRRQKCHKVLPDCNVQNDREALVFDSSEEQVSVHCRVSPWGPWSSCATSCGLSQRRRTRKIAVEPRGPFGKSCPALAQIETCRLPACINAT
- the LOC100118801 gene encoding spondin-1 isoform X6; this encodes MNELWTQQRAEEASVPSEAQESFAGYSHSRIPSSGSKLAAATMQLRKFSQLALLLLAAAAVVVNGSTHCEQKWDDIKAPHSVSETYRIKLLKINTTDEFRSFMPNTKYQVMLKNEIEDVQFIRFYITVENENKSLPHGVLELYDQELSEFTQDCPDAVVQVSQVVKDDISVYWTSPEEGNGCVIFRASVMESPSVWFMDGTLEQKFCQDPKASFDDPGPVLPECCACDEAKYELAFEGLWSRYTHPKNFPSKPWNARFSDVIGASHTSEYRFWEYNGYASEGLKQVAENGVTRVLESELKNQSQHIRTIIKARGINFPNITSKTFAVFRVDQMHHLMSLVSMIDPSPDWFVGVSGLELCLSNCSWIEHKELNLYPIDAGTDDGITYESVDAQTEPRDVIRRITTTWPNDDRSPFYDDSAVDMNPLARLYLKRQRIYEKNCERSPSSEDSEGLGAVVDQPITRKACRVTNWGPWESCSVTCGRGVKLRQRKYKNEKAAAKHNCDSLLTDRVVCYAPDNFVCPPDEVDEKKCPLSQWSEWTICSKSCGPESRTRERNFRPKRKRKECRMQYPRIELQQTIDCENSACEAEETTTDGDSSTTDVAGDEEAVSETTTESITTTVSSDEESDYDAADNRRYLAKIWPRPRRKKCPESRYYQWSFWSPCSVSCGSGTKSRSRQIKPDYSPNAADYECQYESAICEAETKSCQITPELVQVICSQPVQLGHCPDEHDDNSLRYYYDKITAKCLLFHYTGCNGNMNNFRTLQECQTTCSTFHNTTEKKKKKKHKGETKSNDRVDCRMTEWSDWSPCYSCKGYRTMSRDVLTHPRNGGKSCPTKTMRRQKCHKVLPDCNVQNDREALVFDSSEEQVSVHCRVSPWGPWSSCATSCGLSQRRRTRKIAVEPRGPFGKSCPALAQIETCRLPACINAT